AGTCGTCACCGATGCCATGGATTTGCTCCTCAAGGAACGATCTTTTGATTTCTGTTGGGCTGTGGGGCCGACGATTATGATGAAATTTTGTACATTGAAAGCGATGGAGTACGGGGTTCCAATCTGGGTTTCTCTGAATCCTATAATGGTCGATGGTACGGGAATGTGTGGAGCGTGCAGGGTAACGGTGTGTGGAAAGATAAAGTTCGCGTGTGTGGACGGACCGGAGTTCAGAGGAGAAGAAGTGGACTGGGATGAGCTTTTGAAAAGGCTTTCTCAATACAGAGAACAAGAGAAGTTATCGTACGAGAGATTCTTGAAAACGGCAGGTGAAACAGAATGAGGAAAAAGAAAGTACCTATGAGGGAACAACCTCCAGAGGTCAGAAAGAGGAACTTCGAAGAAGTTGCTCTGGGTTACTCCTTGGAAGAGGCGATTGTGGAAGCTCAACGATGCTTGCAGTGCCCAACACACCCGTGTGTATCTGGATGTCCAGTGGGGATCGACATTCCAGGATTTATAAGGGAGATTCGGGAAGGGAGATTGGAATCAGCCTACAGGATTTTGAAGAGCTACAACAACCTTCCGGCCATCTGCGGAAGAGTTTGTCCGCAGGAAAGTCAGTGTGAGGCAAGATGTGTTGTGGGAAAGATGAAGGACAGCGAACCTGTTGCAATAGGAAGGTTAGAAAGGTTCGTGGCAGACTGGGCGGCTGAAAATCTCGAGGAAAAGGTGGAGAAAAGTGCTGGTCAGAAAAAAGAAAAGGTCGCCGTTGTGGGTTCCGGTCCCGCGGGTCTCACTGCCGCAGCAGATCTTGCAAAGCTTGGTTACAAAGTGGATGTTTTCGAAGCCTTTCATAAACCGGGGGGAGTTTTGGTCTACGGCATTCCGGAGTTTCGTCTTCCAAAGAAAATCGTTGAAAGAGAAGTGGATTACATAAAAAAACTTGGGGTGAACATCTTCCTCAACACGGTCGTGGGCAAAACCCTGAAAGTTGAATATCTCCTCAAGGAGTACGATGCCATTTTCATAGGAACGGGTGCGGGAACACCGAAGTTCATGGGAATTCCTGGAACGAACTTGAACGGCGTTTACTCTGCAAACGAATTTCTCACGCGTGTGAACTTGATGAAGGCCTATCTCTTCCCAGAGTACGATACACCAGTTCGGGTTGGAAAAAGGGTCGCTGTGATCGGTGCTGGAAACACAGCGATGGACGCCGCAAGAAGTGCCCTGAGACTTGGGGCAGAGAAGGTCTTTGTTGTCTACAGAAGAACAGAGAAGGAAATGCCGGCCAGATTAGAAGAATACCATCACGCGGTCGAAGAGGGGATAGAGTTCCTCTGGTTGACTCTTCCCGTTCGCTACCTTGGAGATGCTAACGGAAATGTAGAAGCAATGGAGTGTGTGAAAATGGAATTGAAGGGAGTTGATCGTTCTGGAAGGCCAAAACCGGTTCCCATAGAAGGAAGCAACTTTCTGATAGAAGTCGATATGGTAATAGAGGCCATTGGACAGGGTCCCAATCGGGTGCTACTCTCTGAGTTCCCGGGCCTCGAACTGAACGAGCGAGGATACATAAAGGCGGATGAAGATACCGGTGCCACCAGTGTGAGAGGGGTTTTCGCGGGAGGCGACATCGTTACAGGTGCGGCAACAGTTATAAGGGCAATGGGAGCAGGAAAGCGAGCAGCCCGATTCATTCATTCTTATCTGGCGGGAGAATGGGATCCATGGGGACAGAAGTGATCTTCATCTTCGCAATGGATCTCACGGGAAAGATAGCATCTCATCTTACAAGTTGGAACTCAAGGGAAGACAGGGAGTACTTCAAAAAGATTACTCAGGACATAGGAAACGTCGTCATGGGTAGAGTAACATTTGAAGAAATTGGAAGGCCTCTTCCCGGCAGATTGAATGTTGTACTTTCCCGAAAGGAAAGGGTTTCTACTGAACCGAACCTGGTCTTTATGAACGGATCACCTGCGGATGTGGTAAAATTCCTGGAAGAAAGAGGTTTCAAACAGATCGCCATCGTAGGAGGAAAGACCGTGTTCACTGAATTTCTGAAAAGCGCTCTTGTGGATTTCCTGTTCGTCACTGTGGAGCCCTATATTCTCGGAAGAGGAATCTTTGCGTTCGATGAGTTTGAAGGCTTCTTCCCTCTGAAACTTTTGGAGGCAAGACGATTGAATAAAAGAGGAACAATACTTTTGAAATATTCCTTAGAAAAGTCGCACCGATAGGTGCGATATTTTTTTGAGAGGGGGTGCGTGAAACTTGAAAAGGGACTTTCTTGGGCGCTCTCTGGCAGTCATCGAAGATCTGAGTGTCGAGGAACAGATGTTCCTGTACGAGAAAACGCGAGAGTTGAAGCAAAAGTGGCACGAAAGAAAAGATGTCTCGGATTTCAAAATAAAGAAGAAAAACGTGGGAATATACATAGTCTTTGTGGAGCCCAGTACCAGAACGAAGGAATCCTTCATAAACGCGGCGAAGTTTCATTCCGGACCGAATGTAAAGGTGAACGTTTTCGATTCCGAACACTCTTCTTTCAACAAACAAGAAAGTTATGTGGACACCTTCTCGATGCTGACAAGCTACAGCGATTATTCCATTTTCGTGGTGAGGACCAGATTAGAAGGTGTCTGCAGGCTTCTGGAAAGAAAAGTTTCGGAGTTTGCCGTCAGAAACAACATAGAAATTCCATCTTTCATAAACGCGGGTGATGGGAAACATGAGCACCCCACTCAGGAGTTGCTCGACGAGTACACCTTCCTTGAGCAGAACAATTTCGACAACACTTTCATCCACGTTGCCTTGGTTGGTGATCTTTTGCATGGAAGAACAGTGCATTCCAAGGTGAACGGTCTCAAGATATTCAGGAGCGTGAAAGTGGATCTCATAGCCCCTGAGGAACTCAAAATGCCGGAGTACTACATCGAAAAGATGAGAGAAAACGGCTTTGAGGTGAGAGAATTTCACTCCATAGAGGAGTACTTAAAACAAAAAGACATTGCAAGGGTATGGTACTTCACACGTCTTCAATTGGAAAGAATGGGAGAAGACATCCTGGAGAAAGAACATCTTCTAAGAGAGGCGGTCACGTTCAAAAAGGAATATCTGGAAAAGTTACCGGATGGGGTGAAATTCTACCATCCACTACCACGACACAAACTCTACCCCACCATTCCAAGTTTTCTTGATCCACTTCCTCTCAATGGATGGGAAACTCAGGCCAGAAATGGATACTGGGTGAGGATAGTGCTTCTCTCTATGTTTGGAGGTGCTATCGAAGCGCCTTTTGATACATCGAGAAAACAGATAAAGCACGAGGAGGACTTCATCATTCCGGCTCCAATAACACACGGTAATAAAGGTGTACAAAAAGATGGAAAGAGAGGAATAAAACCTATCGATAACGGAACCGTTATCGACCACATTGCCAAGGGGAAAACACCAGAAGAAATATACGCTACAATTGTTAAAATAAGAAAAATCCTTCACCTCTACGATGTGGACAGTGCTGATGGAATCTTCAGGTCGAGTGATGGTAGTTTCAAGGGATACATAAGTCTTCCAAATCGCTATCTCTCCAAGAAGGA
This sequence is a window from Thermotoga sp.. Protein-coding genes within it:
- the gltA gene encoding NADPH-dependent glutamate synthase — translated: MRKKKVPMREQPPEVRKRNFEEVALGYSLEEAIVEAQRCLQCPTHPCVSGCPVGIDIPGFIREIREGRLESAYRILKSYNNLPAICGRVCPQESQCEARCVVGKMKDSEPVAIGRLERFVADWAAENLEEKVEKSAGQKKEKVAVVGSGPAGLTAAADLAKLGYKVDVFEAFHKPGGVLVYGIPEFRLPKKIVEREVDYIKKLGVNIFLNTVVGKTLKVEYLLKEYDAIFIGTGAGTPKFMGIPGTNLNGVYSANEFLTRVNLMKAYLFPEYDTPVRVGKRVAVIGAGNTAMDAARSALRLGAEKVFVVYRRTEKEMPARLEEYHHAVEEGIEFLWLTLPVRYLGDANGNVEAMECVKMELKGVDRSGRPKPVPIEGSNFLIEVDMVIEAIGQGPNRVLLSEFPGLELNERGYIKADEDTGATSVRGVFAGGDIVTGAATVIRAMGAGKRAARFIHSYLAGEWDPWGQK
- a CDS encoding dihydrofolate reductase family protein — its product is MGTEVIFIFAMDLTGKIASHLTSWNSREDREYFKKITQDIGNVVMGRVTFEEIGRPLPGRLNVVLSRKERVSTEPNLVFMNGSPADVVKFLEERGFKQIAIVGGKTVFTEFLKSALVDFLFVTVEPYILGRGIFAFDEFEGFFPLKLLEARRLNKRGTILLKYSLEKSHR
- a CDS encoding bifunctional aspartate carbamoyltransferase catalytic subunit/aspartate carbamoyltransferase regulatory subunit — protein: MKRDFLGRSLAVIEDLSVEEQMFLYEKTRELKQKWHERKDVSDFKIKKKNVGIYIVFVEPSTRTKESFINAAKFHSGPNVKVNVFDSEHSSFNKQESYVDTFSMLTSYSDYSIFVVRTRLEGVCRLLERKVSEFAVRNNIEIPSFINAGDGKHEHPTQELLDEYTFLEQNNFDNTFIHVALVGDLLHGRTVHSKVNGLKIFRSVKVDLIAPEELKMPEYYIEKMRENGFEVREFHSIEEYLKQKDIARVWYFTRLQLERMGEDILEKEHLLREAVTFKKEYLEKLPDGVKFYHPLPRHKLYPTIPSFLDPLPLNGWETQARNGYWVRIVLLSMFGGAIEAPFDTSRKQIKHEEDFIIPAPITHGNKGVQKDGKRGIKPIDNGTVIDHIAKGKTPEEIYATIVKIRKILHLYDVDSADGIFRSSDGSFKGYISLPNRYLSKKEIKKLAAISPSTTVNIIRNSTVAEKYRIKLPPTIYGFEELRCKNESCITNPAHGENVSPSFVRNKKGQFVCEYCETPHSFEEIWSI